In Micromonospora ferruginea, the sequence CCGCGCGGGACACCGGTTCGGGGCGCACCGAGGCCCGGCTGCTCACCCGGCACCTGCGTTTTTGGCGTACGGTCCTGGCCGACCTGACCCCGGCCGCCGCGCCCCGGCTGCACGTCACGGCGCTCGACCCGGTGGTCGCCGAACGCCTCGCCGACACGGTCCGCCCGGCGCTCGGCCCCGGTCCGGTCCCGTTGCACGACGAGCCCCGGCGGCAACACGGGCACGGCTACTACCGGGGAGCCGCGCTGCGGCTCACCCTGGCCGACGGCGAGGACGAGGTCGGCGACGGCGGCTTCACCGACTGGACCTCCCGTCTGCTGGGCGACGCCAAGGAACGCTGTCTCGTCTCGTGCCTCGCCACCGAACGCCTGCCGCCGCCCGGCTGACCGGATCGCCGCGACCGCCGGCGGCCTCACCGCTACACGCCCAACCTCGACACAACCGTTCAGCCGACCGGCCGGCGCATCGCCATCCGGTCGGCCGGGTCGAGCCCGAGCGCCGCCTCGGCCGCGAGCAGCCCGACCAGCCCCGGGGTCAGCTCGGACGCGGCCAGCTCGCGGAAGCCGCAGCGCGCGTAGTACGGCCCGTTCCACGGCACCGACCGGAACGTGGTCAGCGTCAACGCCGGCAGGCCCGCCCCGGCCGCCCACCGCGCCACCTCGTCCAGCAGTCTCCGTCCGATGCCGCGCCGCGCGTACGCCGGGTCGACGCTGAGCTGCTGCACGTGCGCGGCCCCGTCGACGAGGTCGACGAGTGCGAACGCGATCGGGCGGTCGGCCGGGTCGACCGTCACCCACAACCGGCCGGCGCGCTGCCCGGCGGCCAACGCCTCCCGCGGCAGCGGTGGCATGTCGGCCACCCGGGCCATGCCGATCTCCCGGAACGGGGCGCCGGAGGCCACCTCGATCCGCTGCACCTCGGCCAGCTCGTCGGGCCGGGCGATCCTGCTGCTGTGCTCCACGGCGCCGACCCTGGCAGAGCGGGCCGGACGGGGCGAGCGGATTTCGGCGTACCCTGCACCGGTGACCCTCCCGCTGCCGGCCGGCGACTTCCGCGCGTACCTGTTCGACTGCGACGGCACGATCGTCGACTCGATGCCGGTGCACCACCGGGCCTGGTGCGCGGCGCTGGGCGAGTGGGGCTGCGAGTTCCCGGAGGACCTGTTCTACGCCTGGGGCGGCCGGCCGGTCGCCGACATCGTCGTGGACCTCAACCGGCGGCACGGGCTGACCATGCCGGTCGAGGCGGTGGCCCGCCGCCGGGAGGACCTGTTCCAGGAGCTGCTGCCCGGGGTGACCGCGGTGCCGGAGGTGCTGGCGCACATCGAGCACGCGCACGGCCGACTGCCGTTCGCGGTCGTCTCCGGCAGCACCCGGGAGTCGGTGACCGCCTCGCTCACCGCGCTCGGCCTGCTCGACCGTTTCGACACGCTGGTCTGCGCCGAGGACTGCGCCCGCCCCAAGCCCGATCCGGAGGGTTACCTGCTGGCCGCCCGACGGCTCGGCGTGGCCCCGGCCGACTGCCTGGTCTTCGAGGACACCACCCTCGGCGTCGAGGCCGCCACGGCCGCCGGCATGCCCTCCGTCCGGGTCCCCACCCCGCACCCGCACCCACAGGTCCTGACCGCGCCCCTCCGCCCCACCGATTCTCGTCGATCTTGGAGTTGTGGTGCCTGGCACGCGTTGAATGCCGGGTTTGTCAAGCACCACAACTGCAAGATCGACGGGCGCGGGCGGGGAGGACGGACGCGGGTCGGTGTGAGCGGCGTCGCGGTGGTGGGGGCCTCGGCGGGGAGGCGCTGCGTCTAGCGTCGGGAGGATGACTGTCGATGAGGACGTCGTGCCGGTCCGGCGCGGGTGAGGGTCGTCCCGGCGTCCGGGGCGCTGCGCACCCTGGCGTTCGCCACCCTGGCCAACACCGTGGGCACCGGGCTGTGGCTGGCCGGCGGCGCGCTCTACCTGACCCGGGACGTCGAACTCTCCCCCGCCTCGGTGGGCGCCGGGCTGACCGTCGCCGGCGTGGTCGGGCTGACCGCCAGCGTGCCGATGGGCGGGCTGGCCGACCGGTGGGACCCGCGCACGCTACGCGCCGCCCTCCAGGTGGGCCAGGCGCTCGTCGCCGCGGCGTACCTGCTCGTCGACTCGCTCCCGACGTTCCTGGTGGTGGCGGTGCCGGAGGCGCTGCTGGCCGCCGGCAACCTGGCGGTACGGGCGGCGTTGGTGGCCGCGGTCGGCGGCCCGACCGGTCGGGTGCACGCGTTCGCCACCCTGCGCGCGGTGGCGAACCTGGGCATCAGCGTGGGCACCGGCCTGGCCGGGTTCGCGCTGGCGGTGGACACCCACCGGGCGTACCAGGTGCTCGTGGTCGGCAACGCGGTCACCTACCTGGTCTCGGCGGCGCTGCTGCTGCGGCTGCCGGCGCAGGCGCCCGGCGGCGTCCCCCCGGCCCGCGGGCGGCGGGACGCGGCGGGCCGGGCCGTTGCGGGACGGCCGGTTCCTGGCGGTGAGCGGCGCGTCGGCGGTGCTCGGCACGCACGTCACCGTGCTGGTGCTGGTCGTGCCGCTGTGGACGGTGGGCCGGGCCGGCGCGCCGCCGCCGGTGGTGTCGGCGGTGCTGCTCGTCAACACGGTGCTCACCGTGCTGCTCGCGGTGCGGCTGAGCCGGGGCGCGGACACCGCCGCCCCGGCCGCCGGCAAGCTGCGCCGGGCCGGGCTGGTGCTGGCCGCCGCGAGCCCGCTGTACGCGGTGACCGCCGGGTTGCCGGTGCTCCCGGCGGTGGTGCTGCTGCTGGTGGCGAC encodes:
- a CDS encoding GNAT family N-acetyltransferase, coding for MEHSSRIARPDELAEVQRIEVASGAPFREIGMARVADMPPLPREALAAGQRAGRLWVTVDPADRPIAFALVDLVDGAAHVQQLSVDPAYARRGIGRRLLDEVARWAAGAGLPALTLTTFRSVPWNGPYYARCGFRELAASELTPGLVGLLAAEAALGLDPADRMAMRRPVG
- a CDS encoding HAD family hydrolase, which produces MTLPLPAGDFRAYLFDCDGTIVDSMPVHHRAWCAALGEWGCEFPEDLFYAWGGRPVADIVVDLNRRHGLTMPVEAVARRREDLFQELLPGVTAVPEVLAHIEHAHGRLPFAVVSGSTRESVTASLTALGLLDRFDTLVCAEDCARPKPDPEGYLLAARRLGVAPADCLVFEDTTLGVEAATAAGMPSVRVPTPHPHPQVLTAPLRPTDSRRSWSCGAWHALNAGFVKHHNCKIDGRGRGGRTRVGVSGVAVVGASAGRRCV